In Miscanthus floridulus cultivar M001 chromosome 5, ASM1932011v1, whole genome shotgun sequence, one genomic interval encodes:
- the LOC136450352 gene encoding brassinosteroid LRR receptor kinase BRI1-like, with protein sequence MESPGLVAVVALFVVVAAAAAASAADDAQLLEQFKEAVPSQAAAGLSGWSASDGACKFPGAGCRGGRLTSLSLAAVPLNADFRAVVATLLQLGSLETLSLRGANVSGALPAAPRCGSKLQSLDLSGNAGLRGSVADVEALAATCAGLSALNLSGCSVGGPRSAGVVASGFARLDALDLSDNKISGDGDLRWMVGAGVGAVRRLDISGNKISALPEFSNCSGLEYLDLSGNLIAGEVAGGILADCRGLRTLNLSGNHLVGPFPPDVAALTSLAALNLSNNNFSSELPADAFTEPKQLKVLSLSFNHFNGTIPDSLAALPELDVLDLSSNTFSGTIPSSICQGPNSSLRMLYLQNNYLSGAIPESISNCTRLQSLDLSLNNINGTLPASLGKLGELRDLILWQNLLEGEIPASLENLDKLEHLILDYNGLTGGIPPELSKCKELNWISLASNQLSGPIPAWLGQLSNLAILKLSNNSFSGPIPAELGNCQSLVWLDLNSNQLNGSIPAELAKQSGKMNVGLVIGRPYVYLRNDELSSECHGKGSLLEFTSIRPEELSRMPSKKLCNFTRVYMGSTEYTFNKNGSMIFLDLSFNQLDSEIPKELGNMFYLMIMNLGHNLLSGVIPPELAGAKKLAVLDLSHNQLEGPIPNSFSTLSLSEINLSNNQLNGSIPELGSLFTFPKISYENNSGLCGFPLLPCGHNAGSSSSDDHRSHRNQASLAGSVAMGLLFSLFCIVGIVIIAIECKKRQQINEEASTSRDIYIDSRSHSGTTNWRLSGTNALSVNLATFEKRLQKLTFNDLIVATNGFHNDSLIGSGGFGDVYKAQLKDGKVVAIKKLIHMSGQGDREFTAEMETIGRIKHRNLVPLLGYCKCGEERLLVYDYMRFGSLEDVLHDRKKTGIKLNWAARKKIAIGAARGLAYLHHNCIPHIIHRDMKSSNVLIDEQLEARVSDFGMARMVSVVDTHLSVSTLAGTPGYVPPEYYQSFRCTTKGDVYSYGVVLLELLTGKPPTDSTDFGEDNNLVGWVKQHSKSKLTDVLDPELVKEDPALEPELLEHVKIASQCLHEMPSKRPTMLKVMAMFKELQASSAVDSKTSECTGAMDDACFGDVETTTLKEDKEED encoded by the coding sequence ATGGAATCTCCGGGGCTGGTCGCTGTAGTGGCACTCTTCGTCGtcgtggcggcggccgcggccgcctccgccgccgacgATGCTCAGCTGCTGGAGCAGTTCAAGGAGGCCGTGCCGAGCCAGGCCGCCGCGGGCCTCAGCGGGTGGAGCGCCAGCGACGGCGCCTGCAAGTTTCCAGGCGCCGGCTGCAGGGGCGGTCGGCTCACGTCGCTGTCGCTCGCCGCCGTCCCGCTCAATGCCGACTTCCGGGCCGTCGTGGCCACCCTGCTGCAGCTGGGCAGCCTCGAGACGCTCAGCCTGCGCGGCGCCAACGTCAGCGGCGCGCTGCCCGCCGCGCCGAGGTGCGGTtccaagctgcagtcgctcgaCCTGTCGGGGAATGCCGGCCTGCGGGGTTCCGTCGCCGACGTCGAGGCGCTGGCCGCTACCTGCGCCGGGCTCAGCGCTCTGAACCTCTCCGGCTGTTCGGTTGGTGGGCCGAGGTCTGCCGGCGTTGTCGCCTCCGGATTTGCCCGGCTGGACGCTCTCGACCTGTCCGACAACAAGATCTCCGGCGATGGCGACCTCCGGTGGATGGTGGGCGCCGGCGTCGGCGCAGTCCGCCGTCTGGATATCTCCGGGAACAAGATCTCTGCGCTCCCGGAGTTCAGCAACTGCTCCGGGCTGGAGTACCTCGACCTCTCCGGCAACCTCATCGCCGGCGAGGTAGCCGGCGGGATTCTCGCTGACTGCCGTGGCCTGAGAACGCTCAACCTCTCAGGCAACCACCTGGTCGGCCCGTTCCCGCCGGACGTCGCCGCCCTCACCTCTCTCGCCGCACTCAACCTGTCAAACAACAACTTCTCCAGCGAGCTCCCTGCCGACGCTTTCACCGAGCCCAAGCAGCTCAAGGTGCTCTCCCTCAGCTTCAACCACTTCAACGGCACCATTCCGGACTCCTTGGCAGCGCTGCCGGAGCTCGACGTGCTGGACCTCAGCTCCAACACCTTCTCCGGCACCATCCCTTCGTCCATCTGCCAAGGCCCCAACTCCAGCCTCCGCATGCTGTACCTCCAGAACAACTACCTCTCCGGCGCCATCCCGGAGTCAATCTCCAACTGCACCAGGCTCCAATCTCTCGACCTCAGCCTCAACAACATCAACGGCACCCTCCCAGCATCCCTCGGAAAGCTCGGGGAGCTCCGGGACCTCATTCTGTGGCAGAACTTGTTGGAGGGCGAGATTCCGGCGTCCCTGGAAAATTTGGACAAGCTCGAGCATCTCATCCTCGACTACAACGGGCTCACTGGCGGCATCCCGCCGGAACTCTCCAAGTGCAAGGAGCTGAACTGGATATCCTTGGCGAGCAACCAGCTGTCTGGTCCGATCCCGGCTTGGCTTGGGCAGCTCAGCAACCTGGCCATCTTGAAGCTGAGCAACAATTCCTTCTCGGGGCCAATACCAGCTGAGCTCGGCAACTGCCAGAGCTTGGTCTGGCTGGACCTGAACAGCAACCAGCTTAACGGGTCAATACCGGCGGAACTGGCAAAACAGTCTGGGAAGATGAACGTCGGCCTTGTCATTGGGCGGCCGTATGTGTATCTTCGCAACGACGAGCTGAGCAGCGAGTGCCATGGCAAGGGGAGCTTGCTAGAGTTCACCAGCATCCGACCTGAAGAGCTCAGTCGGATGCCGAGCAAGAAGCTGTGCAACTTCACTCGGGTGTACATGGGGAGCACAGAGTATACCTTCAATAAGAATGGATCCATGATATTTCTGGATTTGTCATTTAATCAGCTCGACTCAGAGATCCCGAAGGAGCTTGGGAACATGTTCTACCTCATGATCATGAATCTTGGGCACAACTTACTGTCTGGCGTCATCCCACCagaactagctggtgccaagaaGCTTGCGGTACTCGACCTGTCACACAACCAGTTGGAAGGGCCTATTCCCAACTCTTTCTCGACGCTGTCCTTGTCGGAGATCAACCTTTCAAACAATCAGCTGAATGGTTCAATTCCAGAGCTCGGTTCGCTGTTCACATTCCCGAAGATTTCATATGAGAATAACTCTGGTCTTTGTGGCTTCCCACTGTTGCCATGCGGGCACAATGCAGGCTCAAGTTCTTCCGATGACCACCGATCCCACCGGAACCAGGCTTCACTCGCAGGTAGTGTTGCTATGGGACTCTTGTTCTCGCTGTTCTGCATAGTTGGTATTGTCATCATAGCCATCGAGTGCAAGAAGCGGCAGCAGATCAATGAAGAGGCAAGTACCTCTCGTGACATATACATTGATAGCCGGTCACATTCTGGGACTACCAATTGGAGACTCTCTGGTACTAATGCCCTCAGTGTCAACCTTGCTACATTTGAGAAGCGACTGCAGAAACTCACCTTTAATGATCTTATTGTGGCCACGAATGGCTTCCACAATGATAGCCTAATTGGGTCTGGTGGTTTTGGGGATGTCTATAAGGCCCAGCTCAAGGATGGAAAGGTTGTTGCAATCAAGAAGCTTATACATATGAGTGGCCAGGGTGACCGGGAGTTTACTGCAGAAATGGAGACCATTGGGAGGATCAAACACCGCAACCTTGTTCCGCTCCTCGGCTACTGCAAGTGTGGTGAGGAGCGGCTGTTGGTTTATGATTACATGAGGTTTGGCAGCTTGGAAGATGTGTTGCACGACCGAAAAAAGACCGGGATTAAGCTAAATTGGGCAGCAAGAAAAAAGATTGCCATTGGGGCTGCAAGGGGATTGGCATACCTCCACCACAACTGTATTCCACACATCATCCATAGAGACATGAAGTCAAGCAATGTGCTTATCGATGAGCAATTAGAGGCAAGGGTATCTGATTTTGGTATGGCAAGGATGGTGAGCGTGGTGGACACCCATCTGAGTGTGTCCACTCTCGCTGGCACTCCGGGTTATGTGCCACCAGAGTACTACCAGAGCTTCAGATGCACTACCAAGGGCGATGTGTATAGCTATGGTGTTGTATTGCTCGAGCTGCTCACTGGGAAACCGCCTACAGATTCAACTGACTTCGGTGAGGACAACAATCTTGTAGGATGGGTCAAACAACACTCAAAGTCGAAGCTCACAGATGTGTTGGATCCTGAACTGGTGAAGGAGGATCCAGCCTTGGAGCCCGAGCTACTGGAGCACGTAAAAATTGCTTCCCAGTGCTTGCATGAGATGCCATCGAAGCGTCCGACAATGCTGAAAGTCATGGCAATGTTCAAGGAGTTGCAGGCCAGTTCGGCGGTGGACTCAAAGACTTCAGAATGCACAGGCGCCATGGATGATGCATGTTTTGGAGATGTGGAGACGACGACCCTGAAAGAAGACAAGGAGGAGGACTAG